Proteins co-encoded in one Microbacterium hydrocarbonoxydans genomic window:
- a CDS encoding cytidine deaminase, with amino-acid sequence MTDIDWDELRQVATEAMAKAYAPYSRYRVGAAALVGDGRIVAGCNVENASYGVTLCAECALVGDLHMSGGGQLVAFVCVNNDGQTIMPCGRCRQLLYEHAMPGMLLETVSGIRTIDEVLPDAFGPRDLEDAR; translated from the coding sequence ATGACCGACATCGACTGGGACGAACTGCGTCAGGTCGCGACCGAAGCCATGGCCAAGGCCTACGCACCGTACTCCCGCTACAGGGTCGGTGCGGCGGCTCTCGTCGGCGACGGGCGGATCGTCGCCGGCTGCAACGTCGAGAACGCCTCGTACGGCGTGACGCTGTGCGCCGAGTGCGCGCTCGTCGGAGATCTGCACATGTCGGGCGGCGGTCAGCTGGTCGCCTTCGTGTGCGTCAACAACGACGGCCAGACGATCATGCCGTGCGGGCGCTGCCGTCAGCTGCTCTACGAACACGCGATGCCCGGAATGCTGCTGGAGACCGTCTCCGGCATCCGGACCATCGATGAAGTACTGCCGGATGCGTTCGGCCCCCGAGACCTGGAGGACGCCAGATGA